One window of the Cryptomeria japonica chromosome 7, Sugi_1.0, whole genome shotgun sequence genome contains the following:
- the LOC131057126 gene encoding L-type lectin-domain containing receptor kinase IV.3 produces MKWNYTKSSTALGFFGGTMGTLYQLKSCFNLLLLWLLFALHAAYSKTFSYGEFNKSSIILLKDASIHSERVLTLTNQTLRSMGRALYPTQITVKSSNNSMVSFSTSFVLSIGVPTEGLAGHGMAFIMVPNKSVVGVAGAQFLGLATSKTNGLQSNQFLAVEFDTNYNPELGDINDNHVGVNLNGVTSLESQPAAYWIDTDHFQNLSLKSGKNFQVWIDYDHVEDRLNVTIAVVGIEKPVKPLISVAKFNLSAVLKEEVYVGFSAATGSYGVENHYILGWSFSSEGKAPALDLSGLPSFSRKNPITKSKGFEAAMAVASLVLLLIAVFFAFRKLKNIKDKETIEEWELEYWPHRIPYEELKTATQGFCDEQLLGRGGFGRVYKGVLPTSGLEVAVKCITKDSTEGMKEFISEIATVGRLQHRNLVQLRGWCRRREQLFIVYDYMPNGSLDKLIFPNPKTSREILPWARRYAIMKGVATGLLYLHEQWDRRVVHRDVKSSNVLLDSDLNAKLGDFGLARLYDHAQNPQTTRVVGTVGYIAPEITITGKVTPSSDVFSFGVVLLEVACGRRPVDLSKDNEQIVLMDWVRDLYQNGSILHAADPNLNGMYDVEEMERVLKLGLLCTHPLPDKRLDIKTVLQILEGRAPLPVHQINWASDDTSHYDYGHDIVHVTDEGETDGLLASALKSVESATTSTSHIYEKDSDYDVSR; encoded by the exons ATGAAATGGAATTATACTAAGAGCTCCACGGCATTGGGTTTCTTTGGAGGAACAATGGGTACCCTTTACCAGCTAAAATCCTGTTTCAACCTACTGCTGCTATGGCTACTGTTTGCCCTACACGCTGCCTACTCCAAGACTTTCAGCTATGGCGAATTCAACAAATCAAGCATAATTCTGCTCAAGGATGCTTCCATACACTCTGAGCGGGTACTCACCCTAACCAACCAAACCCTGCGTTCAATGGGTCGTGCTCTGTACCCCACTCAAATCACAGTAAAAAGCAGTAATAATTCAATGGTCTCCTTCAGTACCAGTTTTGTCTTgtccattggggttccaactgagGGTTTAGCAGGGCATGGAATGGCCTTCATCATGGTTCCCAACAAATCTGTAGTGGGCGTCGCAGGTGCCCAGTTCCTCGGACTTGCTACATCTAAAACCAATGGTCTCCAATCCAACCAATTTTTAGCAGTGGAATTTGATACAAATTATAACCCTGAACTTGGAGATATAAATGACAACCATGTTGGAGTTAATCTGAATGGCGTTACTTCCTTGGAATCACAGCCAGCAGCCTATTGGATTGACACAGACCATTTTCAGAATTTAAGTCTGAAAAGTGGAAAGAATTTTCAGGTCTGGATTGATTATGACCATGTTGAAGACCGGCTGAATGTGACTATTGCAGTAGTTGGGATTGAGAAGCCTGTGAAACCATTGATATCTGTTGCTAAGTTTAATCTTTCTGCAGTGTTGAAGGAGGAGGTGTATGTGGGGTTTTCTGCAGCTACAGGGTCTTATGGAGTTGAAAATCATTACATTCTTGGCTGGAGCTTCAGTTCAGAAG GCAAAGCACCGGCGCTGGATCTCTCCGGGCTCCCTTCATTCAGCAGAAAGAACCCCATAACTAAATCCAAAGGCTTTGAGGCAGCTATGGCTGTAGCATCTCTGGTTCTACTCCTGATAGCAGTTTTCTTTGCATTTCGTAAACTGAAAAACATAAAAGACAAAGAAACGATTGAAGAATGGGAGTTAGAGTATTGGCCTCACAGAATTCCCTACGAAGAGCTAAAAACTGCCACACAGGGTTTCTGTGATGAGCAGCTGCTGGGCCGCGGGGGTTTCGGAAGGGTTTATAAGGGCGTTCTGCCCACAAGCGGCCTTGAAGTTGCAGTAAAATGCATAACAAAGGACTCTACTGAAGGAATGAAGGAATTTATTTCAGAAATCGCGACTGTGGGTCGTCTCCAGCACAGAAACCTTGTTCAATTACGGGGCTGGTGCAGGAGAAGGGAACAGCTATTCATTGTTTACGACTACATGCCAAATGGAAGCCTGGACAAATTGATATTCCCAAACCCAAAGACAAGCAGAGAAATTCTGCCTTGGGCTCGAAGATACGCGATTATGAAGGGCGTGGCTACAGGGCTTTTATATCTTCATGAGCAATGGGATCGCAGGGTTGTTCACAGAGATGTAAAATCCAGCAATGTGTTGCTCGATTCAGATCTCAATGCAAAGCTGGGAGATTTTGGGCTTGCTCGTTTGTACGACCACGCACAAAATCCACAGACAACTCGGGTCGTGGGGACTGTTGGGTATATTGCTCCTGAGATCACAATTACAGGGAAAGTTACTCCAAGCTCCGATGTATTCAGTTTTGGGGTTGTTTTACTGGAAGTTGCATGTGGTAGGAGGCCTGTAGATCTGTCCAAGGATAATGAACAGATTGTTTTGATGGATTGGGTGAGGGATTTGTATCAGAATGGAAGCATCTTGCACGCAGCCGATCCAAATCTTAATGGTATGTACGATGTGGAAGAAATGGAGAGAGTACTGAAATTGGGGTTGCTTTGTACTCATCCTCTGCCAGACAAAAGGCTTGACATTAAAACAGTACTGCAAATACTGGAAGGCCGAGCTCCTCTTCCAGTTCATCAGATTAATTGGGCTTCTGACGATACAAGTCACTATGATTATGGGCATGATATTGTTCATGTTACAGATGAGGGGGAAACTGATGGTCTGTTGGCTTCCGCTCTTAAATCAGTGGAATCTGCAACTACTTCAACGAGCCATATCTATGAAAAAGATTCTGATTATGATGTAAGCAGATGA